The Arthrobacter sp. D5-1 genomic interval GAACTCCAGCTCCATCGGCCGCCAGTAGGCCGAGTAGATCTTCTCCTGCTGTTTGGGTGGGAGGTCCATGAGGACGTAGTTACGGATCAGGTCGGCCTGAGATAGCTTCTTGCCGGTCGAATTCATGGCCTCAAAGACAAGTTGGGGGTTGTCCACCCCACGCTCGAGCTTCACATCAACGACGACAAGCTTGTCGAGGCCCCGGCAGACAACGGACAAATCGAGCCTCGGGTCATCAAGCTTCCGCCGGAAGTATGCATAGTTATCGATCACGCGAGTGGCCATGTCGCTGGCCGGCTCCGCTCCCTGAAGGATCGCGATCAATGCCTGTCTGTCGTTTTGGGACAATATTAGCTTGAACTGGCGCTCACCTTCTTCGTCATTATTGAGCAGATAGCGATTCCGGATTTTCCGCGGAGAGAAACCTTCCCAGGGCTCGCGCTGATCCTCTGGCAGTGTCTCCAGCCGGGCAGCAAGTGCTGCTAGCACCAGGGTTACAGTTGTCACCCGCTGCTGGCCGTCAATAATCAGATCCGGCTCAGTAGACGTGTTAGTGGCTTGATCCCTGGCAACGTAAACGATCGACCCCGTGAAATGCGCACCAAGTGCCGAGTTCGACCCTGCCCGCATCATGTCGGCCCAAAGCTGGGCGCACTCCGCTTCCTGCCACGAGTAAAGCCGCTGGTAGATCGGCACAATGAACTGGCTGCTCGCCTTCAGCAGCGTAAGCAGATGCGAGTCTACGGCCTTCACAGGTCTCCTTCGTATTGTGTTGGTCACCACCTTATCGGCGAGGCGATTGCGTCGATGAGTAAGGGGGCAAAACACATACCCCGTTCTCTTGGACTGAAGCTAACGTTGTGGACATGGACGGGCCACTTTCACTAGCTTGCAAGGCATTGACCGTAGTTCATGCACGATGGGCGGCGCGCCCAGGGAAGCTTCGGAAGACCGTGAGAGGCATCGGGCACGTTGTTTGGGACCAAGACGGCAAGGGTTGCCGAATCTACATCCCCGCTCGGATGGATGCAGAAAACGCTCCCGGCGTTGTTGATTCGCTAAGCGAATACGTAGGGGAGCCTCTCACTTACACCTCCGCTGAGACACTCGCTGTAATCTGACCAGGCCCGAAACGCTCGACCGTGTTCCTGCCGGTTTCGTTGCCTTGGAATTGAGCAAATGGAACACCGGCATCGGCTGGTACGAGACCGGGCGCATCCTGACCGCAGATGAGGTCGAAAATGCATGGCAGAGGATCCTTGATCAGCTCGGAACTGACAAAGCGCGCTGGCACACCTACAGCCCCGAACTTCCCGGATTCGGATAGGGCCATACGGAGCCCTGACCATGGGCAAAGGGCCGCCAAGGCAAGAAAGACCCCCATAGGGGCCTCGAAGGGTGCCGAGCGGTTCAAGAGCGGGCCGTCCAAGTAGTCCGTTTCCAGCACAGCTAGGGCCACCGAGTAGTCTCGGCGGCCCTAGCTGTGCTGCGCCCAACGTGGCTGGCTGCTCAGTACTTCCAGCACCAGCCCCCGCCCCATATGGTCAGCGTCATGGCGGCACGCTTTCGGGGCTGCGAAAGGTATGCCTGGGCCGCACAGACAGTGACAATGGAAAGGCAGGCGCCGAAGGCTACTGCCGACGCCGATGCGGCAAGACCGCCGGCAAACACTCCTACTGCCGCCGGCCAGCAGTAAACTGAGCCTCCCCAAGGGGATTTCGCCACTCTGGCCGTTTCGACTTCATCCAACAGGATATCTATCTGGCCGAACCGGGCACCTGGGCGGTAGCTCAGGGTGGGCACTGACATAGGAGCGCCAGCCAAGGCCTCTGGCCGACTCTCGGTAGTCTGCAAATCCGCTGATGCGGTGATCCCGGAATGAACCGCAGCACTGGCTGGGACCTCGGCGCCTGAGACGAGTAAGAGGAGCACCAGCAGGCCAGTCATGAGCCCGGACAGTTTTGATTTAAGCATCTTCTGCCTCCCTAATCAGTTGGCTGTCTCCGGCTCTCATGCCGGGTGATCATGCCAACAGAAGTAGCGTGGCCGGCCAGCGTCTCACTGTGGTCGCTACAATGTCTCAACAGTGTCTAATTTGAGGCGCGTCTGATTAGAGGAGCTAAACGTGGAGCTCAATCGACGCTTGGTTGAACTGCTCCTCTCGCGGGCCTCATATCGAATGCGCTGGAAACGGAAGGCAGGCACCCGTCTCTTTGACGAGTCCACGCTCAATCAGCAGGCCGTCTGTGCGGTGCTTGCAGACTACGGATACACCCAAGGTCTGGAACTTGACCCTCGGCAAATGAAGGACACCGTGAGTAGGGCTGTGGGGAGCCGGCCGGGGAAGATTTCCGGCAGCACCCTTCGAAAGTTCATTGAGGCTTTCGAGATGTCGACTGAGGATGCTCAATACCTGTGGGATGCAACAGATGCACGATCTGGTGAAGTAACAGTCATGGGCACGAAATTGGTGAAGGTTCAACCTCCGAAAAACTACCGGACCATAACAGCCCAAGAGATTCACCACATCGGACCCGACGGCAAGCCCAGGGAACATCGGACAAATTTGATTCTTGAAGCAACCAACTTGCTCGAGTTCTACCCCGTGATAACAAGTGCCGATGCTGTTTCTATCGAGCCGCTTCGAGGAGGCCCAGTGGCTGGGAAGCCGTACAGGATCGGTAACGAATTTACTGCTGTCAACATCCGGTTTAGTGAACCTGTTCGGCCACGGCACGTAGTCTCTTTGGAATACAAAACGCGCTTCATCTATACAGAAGAATCGCCGACACAGTTTCGGCGGCACGTAGTAGCTGTAGACACCCTGGAGATCTGCGTCGACTTTGACCCGGAGTGTCTACCTACTCGCATCTGGTGGAGCCAGTGGCCTGGCTTGGATGAGCCAGCGGCCTCTGAGGAGTTGGTCCCGCTTCGTCCAGATAACTCTGTGACCAAAGTGGTGCAGAACCTGAAGAACGCAGTGGTTGGCTTCAGATGGTCCTTTGAATCCAAGTAAGCCGACTGCCAGAAGGACCCGCAGCGGGGCAAGTGTGTCGAAGCCGAAAGAAGCAAAGACAGGCTAGGCAGGTAGCGCCGCTGGGGCAGGGGAGAAGCCTGGGAAGCTTCGCAGGCGTTACTCTCTACCTTGATCACAGCAGGTTCTATTACTAGCTCGAGAAGTGCGGCAGAAGGCATCGAGCAGGAAGTGGGAATCGCTAGTCTAGGGCTCTTGTTATCGCGTAAGAATCCGTTGACCATCGGGAATATCGATGAGGTTATAGTCTGAACCCTCCAACATCTTCAGCAGAGTTTGCCGGCTCTCGCTAGTGGCGAAGATGATTTGTGAACCGCGCCGGCCTTGGTCGCCGGCTTCCTTGAGCAACTGAGCATAGCTTTCAGAAGCGGTCTCCTGTTGCTTCGGTTCGTCGAAAATAAGCAAGCCCAAGTGGTTACCCCCTTCTTCGTCGCTTACACGCAGTACAGCGAAGAGGTAGGACCATATGACACGGATCATGTCGCTAGCGGACAGGTCAAAGCCCAGTTCGTAACCTTCGTGAGCTGGCCGGTAAGTGTCGCGGCTGACCTCAACCTCTGCTGGCTTCAACGAGTGGAAGTGATACCGACGAAGTTGATCTCGAAGGTATTGCTCGACTTTCACGAGCTTGGACTTATCGGATTCTGTTAGATCGGACGCCTTCAGCGCCTTGAGTGCTTCGGCCTGTTCCTTGTGGCTGACGGATAGACTTCGCAAAAGTTCCCGGGGCTTTTCGAGGCTTCGCTGATGCTGTAGAAGCTTGTCGAGCTGATCCTGCAGCGCATTTCGCTGAGATATTTCAGCAATAGACGTTGCTCGTTCGGGGCCCAGCAGGGCCTCCTTAAGGCGTCGTACTCTTTGGCGAAGCCGTTCAAGAGAGTCGCGCATGCTGCGTTCTCTGACTCGCATAGCGTCTAAGGTGCGTACGACATCGTCCCGGGCGGCTGAGAATGTCGAGCATTGTCTATCAATGAACGCAATGTTTTCATCGACCGTCATTGGATGCGTCGAGATGTCCATCCCGTCGTTCACCTCTTGGTGGCACGTCGGGCAAGTGTGGTCTTCTGCGAGGGACTTTGCATGTTTGGCCCCGAGGCGCACCAAGAGGGCTGCATCTTTGTGGCGCTGCAAGTCCTCATTCAATGCCTCCAGTCTGATGTCCAACTGGCTACCTTGCTCTTGCAAGGCGTTTCGTTCTTCTATCAGCAGAGCCAGTCCGGTTACCAGGAGGCGGACGGAGTCTTCCGCCTCTTCCAGCTCTTTTTCGAGACTTGCAGAGTTTGGACTCGCTGTCGGAGCGGCCTCCTTCTTGGCGATCCCTTGTCGGAGTCGCGCGATAGCTGACTCCAGTGGCAACCATGTCCCGTCCACGAAAGCGGTGGGCGAAGCGCTATCCTCTTCCAGCGAATCTGCTATGCGGTGTGGTTCACGGGAAATGGCCACTCCGGCAGCAATGGCGGTGTTCTTGAGGTCCGTGAGGGCAGCTCGCCACGAGCCTTCCAGCTCGCTGATGTTAGAGGAGAGCCGCTGTCGCTGAAGAATGCGCTCAAAGACATCTAGACCGAGAACATATTCGAACGATCGCTTGCCTACCTCGCGGATTCCGAAGTAGGTAGGAATCCTCGCTTGCACACCGGACCAGCCGTGCTTCTGTTCAACGTAGAAGAACGGGAAGAGGCACTCACTATACAGTGGCTTCTCGCTACCATCCATGTAGGAAACGAGGGGGAGATTCCATCCCAGGAAGTTCGTTAGGAAGTGGTGGAATCCACTTTCCCGCTGTGCCGCTCCTGCCATCCGGACAAAGTAGTCCTCAGTCTTGAAAGTACCGCCTTGGGTGAGGGCGGGACCGTGCTCAACTGTGATGACCGTATTCTTGGTTTCTGCATTTTTCACCTGCCTTGTTGCGGTGATGACCTTTTCCTCGGCGTTCTCAAACTCCAAGGAGACCCAGGATCTGAGAACGCGTAGCTCCTTGTTATCAACCGTCACACTGTCCGTCATGGAATGCGGCAGAGGAACCTCGCGTCGAGGGCTGAGCATGCCCTCGAGTCCGAGCGCGTAGATAATCGCCTGCAGTGTCGTGGACTTACCGCTAGTGTTACCCGCTCTGAGTACATTCAGACCCTTGCTGAACTGTACGGTGCGGCCTACTTCACCCTCACTAGTTACAGCTGTTAGCTTGACGGCTCTAAGTGTTAGACGCGGTTTCAGATCCATTCGGTCAGTTCCTTAAGTGATGACTGGGTCATTTTGCGGGGCAGTTTTGAGAGGAACGCCTTTTCGACCACAAGAACCCCGGTCTCCTTCCAAACGTCCAGGGCGAGTTCATTGCCGATCGGCGAGAGTCCTATGGCGCCAGTGGAGGTGACTTCTACGAGGTTCTCGCCTAGCGCCAGGTCAACCGTGACACTCAGCGAGGGGTCGAAGCGTACTATCAGCTCGTCCGGTCTTTTGTCTCCGTCGAACCAGCGCAGAAACAGCTGCTGGCTGTCCGGCGAACGCATAGCCCACCACACTATGTGAAGGTGCTCCAGAGATGCCCTGTTGTTTCTGAAGCGTTGGAGGAGCATGCAGAGGACTGATAGGCGCCAACTGATTCGAAGATCTCCAGGGATCGCGTCATTGCGTTCTCTGAATATGGCCGCTGGTGCGTGAGCGAAGAGCTCTTCCAGCGCCTCCACGGTGTTCATGCTGCCGGCTCCTCGAAGTCCAGCGGACAACGGAGAATCCAGTCTGCAACCATTGACCAGGCCAAGGTGGTTGCAAGTCTGGCAGACACCGTGGGAATGTCTCGTTGGAGTTCAGCGGCGACGTCTTGGGCGATTGCTTTGATGTCCATGGCGCTATTTGTGAAACCAGGTGGATATTCGAGGGCCAGCATGCGTTCCTTGTCGGATTTTAGTTGCGAAACGCTCGCCCAGCTCGTTGGAAACCTTGCCCGTAGGTCTGATAGGCCATTTTCACCCAAGAGAAACTGGTGCGACAAGGAGTCGAGGTAGG includes:
- a CDS encoding AAA family ATPase, producing the protein MDLKPRLTLRAVKLTAVTSEGEVGRTVQFSKGLNVLRAGNTSGKSTTLQAIIYALGLEGMLSPRREVPLPHSMTDSVTVDNKELRVLRSWVSLEFENAEEKVITATRQVKNAETKNTVITVEHGPALTQGGTFKTEDYFVRMAGAAQRESGFHHFLTNFLGWNLPLVSYMDGSEKPLYSECLFPFFYVEQKHGWSGVQARIPTYFGIREVGKRSFEYVLGLDVFERILQRQRLSSNISELEGSWRAALTDLKNTAIAAGVAISREPHRIADSLEEDSASPTAFVDGTWLPLESAIARLRQGIAKKEAAPTASPNSASLEKELEEAEDSVRLLVTGLALLIEERNALQEQGSQLDIRLEALNEDLQRHKDAALLVRLGAKHAKSLAEDHTCPTCHQEVNDGMDISTHPMTVDENIAFIDRQCSTFSAARDDVVRTLDAMRVRERSMRDSLERLRQRVRRLKEALLGPERATSIAEISQRNALQDQLDKLLQHQRSLEKPRELLRSLSVSHKEQAEALKALKASDLTESDKSKLVKVEQYLRDQLRRYHFHSLKPAEVEVSRDTYRPAHEGYELGFDLSASDMIRVIWSYLFAVLRVSDEEGGNHLGLLIFDEPKQQETASESYAQLLKEAGDQGRRGSQIIFATSESRQTLLKMLEGSDYNLIDIPDGQRILTR